A stretch of the Corylus avellana chromosome ca6, CavTom2PMs-1.0 genome encodes the following:
- the LOC132183768 gene encoding nuclear poly(A) polymerase 1, with protein MGSLGLMNRNNGHRLGITEPISLGGPTEYDVIKTRELEKYLRDAGLYESQEEAVGREEVLGRLDQTVKIWVKTISRAKGLNEQLVQEANAKIFTFGSYRLGVHGPGADIDTLCVGPRHATREEDFFGELHRMLSEMPEVTELHPVPDAHVPVMRFKFNGVSIDLLYAKLSLWVIPDDLDISQDSILQNADEQTVRSLNGCRVTDQILRLVPNIQNFRTTLRCMRLWAKRRGVYSNVAGFLGGINWALLVARICQLYPNALPNMLMSRFFRVYTQWRWPNPVMLCANEEGSLGLQVWDPRRNPKDRFHLMPIITPAYPSMNSSYNVSSSTLRIMSEEFQRGSEICEAMEANKADWDTLFEPYPFFEAYKHYLQIDITAENDDDLRKWKGWVESRLRQLTLKIERYTYNMLQCHPHPGDFSDRSRPFHCCFFMGLQRKQGVPVNEVEQFDIRSTVEEFKGNVNMYTLWKPGMEIRVSHVKRRGIPNFVFPGGVRPSRPSKVTWVSRSSELKVSGHAQDNSPEGKAVSNGADDGRKRKQVDDSLETNLRNAKRLAAVPPSTGGVHEGSPPVSIASSCSMKFDSMNTHRSEESRTEKSENNSPDSLKNIKNLVEVSSQNCQANGPAKCSPPNETPSVAADTTSSREAENLAIEKIMSGPYVSHQAFPEDLDELEDDFESRNQDKDSRGNNKGSPMESSKANAAVPVPSTNGSASSSGLYANGNLEELEPTELVPPLSNVTPAPVVQKPLIRFSFTSLKATGKSS; from the exons ATGGGGAGCCTTGGATTGATGAACCGGAATAATGGGCATCGGTTAGGCATTACAGAACCGATTTCTTTGGGTGGACCGACTGAGTACGATGTGATCAAGACCCGTGAACTCGAAAAg TATCTGCGAGACGCGGGACTGTATGAGAGCCAGGAAGAGGCTGTGGGTAGAGAGGAAGTGCTTGGCAGACTTGACCAG acTGTAAAGATTTGGGTCAAAACAATTAGCCGTGCTAAGGGGTTGAATGAACAACTCGTTCAAGAAGCGAACGCCAAGATTTTCACCTTTGGTTCCTATCGGCTAGGG GTGCATGGACCTGGTGCGGATATAGACACGCTTTGTGTGGGACCTAGACATGCTACAAGAGAA GAAGATTTCTTTGGTGAGCTACACAGAATGCTGTCTGAGATGCCTGAAGTAACAGAGTTGCACCCTGTGCCTGATGCTCATGTTCCAGTTATGAGATTTAAGTTCAATGGTGTTTCCATAGACCTTCTGTATGCAAAATTGTCACTCTGGGTTATTCCTGAT GACCTAGATATTTCACAGGATTCAATACTACAGAATGCAGATGAGCAGACAGTTCGTAGTCTTAATGGCTGTAGGGTCACTGACCAAATTTTGCGTTTGGTTCCAAATATTCAG AATTTCCGCACAACTTTGAGGTGCATGAGGTTATGGGCTAAACGTCGCGGTGTTTACTCAAAT GTTGCAGGGTTTCTTGGTGGTATAAACTGGGCATTGCTGGTTGCCCGCATCTGCCAGCTATATCCCAATGCGCTGCCCAATATGTTAATGTCTCGATTCTTCAGGGTCTATACTCAGTGGCGCTGGCCAAATCCAGTAATGCTATGTGCCAATGAAGAAGGATCTCTTGGACTTCAAGTTTGGGATCCTAGAAGAAATCCGAAAGATAGGTTCCATTTAATGCCTATCATAACTCCTGCTTACCCTTCCATGAACTCTAGCTACAATGTCTCATCAAGTACTTTGCGCATTATGTCAGAGGAGTTTCAAAGGGGGAGTGAGATTTGTGAG GCTATGGAAGCAAACAAGGCGGATTGGGATACACTTTTTGAGCCTTACCCATTTTTTGAAGCGTATAAGCATTATCTACAAATAGACATTACTGCAGAAAATGATGATGATCTAAGAAAATGGAAAGGCTGGGTTGAATCTCGCCTTCGGCAGCTAACATTGAAG ATTGAGAGGTATACTTATAACATGCTTCAATGCCATCCACACCCGGGGGATTTTTCAGACAGATCTAGACCTTTCCATTGCTGTTTCTTTATGGGTTTGCAGCGAAAACAAGGAGTTCCTGTGAATGAAGTTGAACAGTTTGATATAAGGTCAACTGTTGAGGAATTTAAAGGCAATGTCAACATGTACACTTTGTGGAAGCCTGGGATGGAGATCCGAGTATCCCATGTAAAACGCAGGGGTATTCCGAACTTTGTATTCCCTGGAGGGGTTCGACCTTCCCGCCCATCCAAAGTAACTTGGGTGAGTAGGAGTTCCGAACTGAAAGTTTCTGGTCATGCCCAAGATAATTCTCCTGAAGGTAAAGCAGTTTCAAATGGAGCAGATGATGGAAGGAAGAGAAAGCAGGTGGATGATAGTCTGGAGACTAACCTGAGAAATGCCAAGCGCTTAGCCGCTGTACCTCCATCTACGGGGGGAGTTCATGAAGGTAGCCCCCCTGTCAGCATTGCCAGCTCATGTTCTATGAAATTTGACAGTATGAATACCCACAGGTCAGAGGAATCGAGGACAGAGAAGTCTGAGAATAATTCACCTGACagcttaaaaaatataaaaaatctaGTGGAGGTTTCTTCTCAGAATTGTCAAGCTAATGGACCAGCAAAATGCAGTCCACCTAATGAAACTCCATCTGTTGCTGCTGATACAACAAGCTCTAGAGAAGCAGAGAATCTGGCAATTGAGAAGATTATGTCGGGTCCATATGTTTCCCACCAAGCTTTTCCAGAAGACCTTGATGAGCTTGAAGATGATTTTGAATCTAGAAATCAAGATAAAGATTCTAGAGGGAACAATAAAGGTAGCCCCATGGAGTCTTCAAAAGCAAATGCAGCAGTACCAGTTCCATCTACTAATGGATCTGCTTCTTCGAGCGGTTTATATGCGAATGGGAACTTAGAGGAGCTTGAG CCCACTGAACTTGTGCCACCATTGTCAAATGTGACTCCTGCACCTGTGGTTCAAAAGCCACTAATCAG GTTTAGCTTCACTTCCTTGAAAGCTACTGGCAAAAGCTCATAA
- the LOC132184137 gene encoding 2-oxoglutarate and iron-dependent oxygenase domain-containing protein CP2, protein MSLPADRREGPSPVPGGGNDVSTGDAGRPATVAQVVAASQRLRLNPNKDHKPESYEDLQLDFSPSIFSSLEPYLPPIMLGVPRDDKVKFMREILHKYLPIGERNRVQKHREYRQKIISNYQPLHRELYTMHPTTFFVPSFLKAISDNSEESFRSIMSEPSPGVFTFEMLQPHFCELLLAEVENFEKWVNEAKFRIMRPNTMNKYGAVLDDFGLETMLDKLMEGFIRPISKVFFPEVGGSTLDSHHGFVVEYGRDRDVDLGFHVDDSEVTLNVCLGKQFGGGELFFRGTRCDKHVNTGSQPEEIFDYSHVSGRAVLHRGRHRHGARATTSGHRINLLLWCRSSVFREMKKYQKDFASWCGECFREKKERQRLSIATTKSELLRKEGESTT, encoded by the exons ATGTCGCTCCCCGCTGACCGCCGGGAAGGGCCGTCACCAGTGCCAGGGGGAGGAAACGACGTCTCGACGGGTGACGCTGGCCGGCCGGCGACGGTGGCTCAGGTGGTGGCGGCGAGCCAGAGGCTGAGGTTGAACCCAAACAAGGACCACAAACCTGAGAGCTATGAGGACCTGCAACTGGACTTCAGCCCCTCGATTTTCAGTTCCTTGGAGCCGTACTTGCCCCCGATCATGCTCGGAGTGCCCCGAGACGACAAGGTCAAGTTCATGAGGGAGATTCTGCACAAGTACTTGCCCATCGGAGAGCGCAACAGA GTTCAGAAACATAGGGAATACAGGCagaagataatatcaaattatcAG CCTTTACATAGAGAGTTATACACAATGCACCCGACAACGTTCTTTGTTCCGTCATTTCTAAAAGCAATCAGTGATAATTCGGAGGAAAGCTTTAGAAGTATAATGTCTGAACCCTCACCTGGTGTTTTTACATTTGAAATGCTTCAGCCACATTTCTGTGAATTATTGTTAGCTGAG GTGGAGAACTTCGAAAAGTGGGTTAATGAAGCAAAATTTCGAATCATGCGACCAAATACGATGAATAAGTATGGTGCTGTTCTCGATGATTTTGGTCTAGAAACCATGCTTGACAAGCTTATGGAGGGTTTTATTCGTCCTATATCTAAGG TGTTCTTTCCTGAAGTTGGTGGATCAACTCTGGATTCTCATCATGGATTTGTTGTTGAATATGGCAGAGATAGGGATGTTGACTTAG gTTTTCATGTGGATGACTCAGAGGTAACTTTAAATGTGTGCTTGGGTAAGCAATTTGGTGGAGGAGAATTGTTTTTTCGTGGCACGCGATGTGATAAACATGTAAATACAGGAAGTCAGCCAGAG GAGATCTTTGATTATTCCCATGTCTCGGGGCGAGCTGTGCTTCATCGTGGTCGTCACCGCCATGGTGCACGAGCCACAACCTCTGGTCATCGTATCAACCTGCTTCTGTGGTGCAGAAG TTCGGTCTTTAGAGAGATGAAGAAGTATCAAAAAGATTTCGCTAGCTGGTGTGGGGAATGCTTTCgtgaaaagaaagagaggcAACGCTTGTCGATTGCTACTACCAAATCg GAGTTGCTTAGGAAGGAAGGCGAATCCACAACATGA